From Psychroflexus torquis ATCC 700755, the proteins below share one genomic window:
- a CDS encoding peptidoglycan-binding domain-containing protein, with translation MENYPYYPSSVKKEITYPGDIKRGRRGPKAKRVQEWLSFHDFKTSTDGDFGPATELCVRDFQKENKINETGIVNQITWEALVKPMTDVLTDLHPIEGTTAPQNVLNFAKQHLKAHPVEIGGQNSGPWVRMYMNGNEGNQWPWCAGFVTFVMEQAYASLGRKMPIKGSFSCDNLANQAIKEGLFVKGTDIIKEKIKWEDMPECWLFLNRKTSTDWTHTGFGFSGHGEVFRTIEGNTNDEGSREGYEVCQRTRNNKNRDYIRLPD, from the coding sequence ATGGAAAACTACCCTTACTACCCATCCTCTGTAAAAAAAGAAATAACTTATCCCGGAGACATAAAAAGAGGACGGCGTGGGCCGAAAGCAAAACGCGTTCAAGAGTGGCTTTCTTTTCATGATTTTAAAACCTCAACAGATGGTGATTTTGGTCCGGCTACTGAACTTTGTGTAAGAGATTTTCAAAAGGAGAATAAGATTAATGAAACTGGAATCGTAAACCAAATAACTTGGGAGGCGTTGGTTAAACCTATGACAGATGTTTTAACAGATTTGCATCCAATAGAAGGCACCACTGCTCCACAAAATGTCTTGAATTTTGCAAAACAACATCTTAAAGCACATCCAGTGGAAATAGGTGGGCAAAATAGTGGTCCTTGGGTTAGGATGTATATGAATGGCAATGAGGGTAACCAATGGCCATGGTGTGCAGGTTTTGTTACGTTTGTTATGGAGCAAGCGTATGCAAGTCTTGGACGTAAAATGCCTATTAAGGGCTCCTTTTCGTGTGATAATCTTGCCAATCAGGCTATAAAAGAGGGCTTGTTTGTAAAAGGAACAGACATTATTAAGGAGAAGATCAAGTGGGAAGATATGCCTGAATGCTGGTTATTTTTGAACAGGAAAACTTCAACCGACTGGACACATACTGGATTTGGCTTTTCAGGACATGGTGAGGTTTTTAGAACAATTGAAGGAAATACCAATGACGAAGGCAGTCGAGAAGGTTATGAAGTATGCCAACGTACTAGAAATAATAAAAATCGAGATTACATTAGGTTACCTGATTAA
- a CDS encoding alpha/beta fold hydrolase, producing the protein MPLSTIITGALLDIAKKHAFEVGEKVAHSFKDSATGKHIGQLINYRSQKEYNNIVLFVHGFSGDAAETFGRTPEIILSNPEFDGWDVFSIGHSSDIFPSIGKGLWSVNPDITKISFYLKTLLQHQFGHYDRVAFVAHSMGGLAVQRTILDLSGPDKHKISHLLLFGTPSNGLDKAYWFRFWNTQVKDLSSKSDFIIKLRNDWNTQFNNKIPFAFKTIAGSKDDFVSVTSSLQAICLFND; encoded by the coding sequence ATGCCATTATCAACAATAATTACGGGAGCGCTATTAGATATAGCAAAAAAACATGCTTTTGAAGTAGGTGAAAAAGTGGCTCATAGCTTTAAAGATTCTGCCACAGGGAAGCATATCGGGCAGCTTATAAACTATCGGTCTCAAAAAGAGTATAACAACATTGTTTTATTTGTTCATGGTTTTTCAGGTGATGCTGCAGAGACTTTTGGACGTACGCCAGAAATCATTTTAAGCAATCCAGAATTTGATGGGTGGGATGTTTTTAGTATAGGTCATAGTTCAGATATTTTTCCAAGTATAGGAAAAGGCTTATGGTCTGTAAATCCAGATATAACAAAGATTTCTTTTTACTTAAAGACATTACTACAACATCAATTTGGGCATTATGATAGGGTGGCCTTTGTTGCTCATAGTATGGGAGGCCTTGCTGTGCAACGTACCATTTTAGATTTATCGGGTCCTGATAAACATAAAATTTCCCATTTGCTTCTTTTTGGAACGCCTAGTAACGGTTTAGATAAGGCATATTGGTTTAGGTTTTGGAATACTCAAGTAAAAGATTTGAGTAGTAAGAGTGACTTTATTATAAAATTAAGAAACGACTGGAACACTCAATTTAACAATAAAATACCCTTTGCTTTTAAAACGATAGCCGGCTCTAAAGATGACTTTGTTTCGGTGACTTCATCGCTACAAGCTATCTGCCTTTTCAATGATTAG
- a CDS encoding ATP-grasp domain-containing protein produces the protein MILIDHPYVSDFLLKTIKEYSFEIVSTPEAKSLITDDSLNWISEKEATHKIVNTVNPLVYTNSENSLAWVFKHLKATPLPGQMQLFKDKLKFRELTQDLFPDFLFRKIKIDEIQTLAIDDLQLPFVIKPSLGFFSIGVHIVQNKSDWYAAQKELTVENLKSIYPKEVMDASTFIVEDYLEGEEFAVDAYFNADGEVVILNILHHKFSSSTDVGDRVYSTSQSIIRNYKESLEIFLKPIGEKANLKNFPLHLEVRINEEGIIMPIEINPLRFGGWCTTGDLSWYAFKFNSYRYFIQNKKPDWEEVFKNDKGEIYSLVLLDNTSGFQASEISYFDFDKLQQDLEHILVNRTFDFNKYPAFGLLFTKTRKGNEKELNDILISNLSKYIVLKK, from the coding sequence ATGATATTGATAGACCACCCCTATGTTTCAGATTTTCTACTCAAAACGATTAAAGAGTATAGTTTTGAAATTGTTTCTACTCCAGAAGCAAAGTCATTGATTACTGATGATTCTTTAAATTGGATTTCTGAAAAAGAAGCTACTCATAAAATCGTAAACACTGTAAATCCTCTGGTCTATACCAATTCTGAGAATTCTTTAGCCTGGGTTTTCAAACATTTAAAAGCAACTCCACTCCCTGGCCAGATGCAACTGTTTAAAGATAAGCTCAAATTTAGAGAGCTAACTCAAGACTTGTTTCCAGATTTCTTGTTTAGGAAAATTAAAATAGACGAAATCCAAACTTTGGCTATTGATGACTTGCAACTGCCCTTTGTAATTAAGCCTTCCTTGGGCTTCTTTAGTATTGGCGTGCATATTGTTCAGAACAAATCAGATTGGTATGCAGCTCAAAAGGAGTTAACCGTAGAGAATCTTAAAAGCATTTACCCTAAAGAAGTTATGGATGCGTCTACCTTTATTGTTGAAGACTATTTGGAAGGAGAAGAATTTGCTGTAGATGCCTATTTTAATGCCGACGGAGAAGTCGTTATTTTAAATATTCTCCATCATAAGTTTTCTTCCAGCACCGATGTTGGTGACCGGGTCTACTCCACCTCTCAAAGCATTATTCGCAACTACAAAGAAAGCCTTGAAATCTTTTTAAAACCCATAGGTGAAAAGGCAAATTTAAAAAATTTCCCTCTACATCTAGAAGTCAGAATTAATGAAGAAGGCATTATAATGCCTATAGAAATAAACCCCTTACGCTTTGGAGGCTGGTGCACAACTGGCGATCTTTCGTGGTATGCGTTTAAATTTAATTCCTACCGCTACTTCATTCAAAATAAAAAGCCAGATTGGGAGGAGGTTTTTAAAAATGATAAGGGAGAAATTTATAGCCTTGTTTTATTAGACAACACTTCGGGATTTCAGGCTTCAGAAATTTCTTATTTTGACTTTGATAAGCTCCAGCAAGATTTGGAACACATACTAGTCAACAGAACATTCGACTTTAATAAATACCCTGCCTTTGGGTTGCT